A segment of the Parasphingopyxis algicola genome:
GACGGAGGCGCGCGACATGCTCGACCTCAAGGGCGGCGATCAGGTAGGCTTCTGATGGCGGCTATCGATACCTTTCGCGGTGCGGCTCATCCTTGGCTGTGCGATGTGATGGGCCATCTCAACACGCGCAATTATGTCGCCATGTTCGATGATGCGAGCATGCATCTGATCGCGGCTCTAGGTTATGACTTTGCAGAGGCGAGGGCAGGCAAATTCGGCTGGGCGGATGTGCATGTTGAAATCGATCTTCTGGCCGAAGTAGGTAAGGGGGAGTTAATTAAAATATCTAGCTGCATCCCGCAGCTCGGTAATTCGTCGCTGACATCGCGGCACGAGATGACCGATCTTTCCGGCGAGCGCGTTTTCGCTCGCTATACCGTCAAGACCGTGTTCTTTGATCTTCAGGCCCGCAAATCGCATTCTATACCAGACACATATCGCGCAGCGGCGGCCGAGATAGCGCACGACGACTTACAATGACCACCAGCACTTCATCGCGCCGACAGTTCTGGCTGAGTGTGCATGGTTGGCTCGGCGTATTTGCCGCCCTTTTCTTACTACTCGTGGCCCTGACTGGAAGCGCTCTCGTTTTCATTGAGGAAATGGTCGAGGTGCAGGTTGGGGAAGCGGCACAAGCTTCTGCCCACGGGGAGTGGCAGCCGCCCGATGTCATGATCGACCGAGCGTCGACCTATGCCGGCGCTGCATTCCAGCCGATGCAGGTATACTATCCCAACACCTTGCTGAAAATTAGCTCCGCTTTCGTCTACGGACAGGGAGGCAGGTTCGCCGAAGGCCCAGAAGATGAAGTCTTGATCTTTATGGATGCGGTCAATGGCCGCCCACTGGCAGGTTGGCGCCTGGAAGAGCTTTGGGCGGATATTATCCTGCATCTTCATTTTCAGCTTCTGGCGGGCGATGCTGGCGGAGTTTTCATTGCCTTCTGCGGCATTGCGCTATTTGTGTCCGTCTTCACGGGTATCTATCTCTGGTGGCCGCGACGCCGCGTGCTGAAGAAGCTCGCAATTCCCAAATTGCGCGGCAAACTGCGCAAGGTGCTGTTCGATCTTCACGGTTTCGCGGGCATTTATTTTGCCGTCCTGATCGCCATTCTGGCTTTTTCCGGAACGCAGCTTTCACAGCCGTCGTGGCTGAATGCGGTTTTACCAGCGGATTATGAAGCGATCCCACCGACCGCACAGCAGGATTTTGAAACCTGTGATAGCGGCCAACCTTCGCCAGATCAGCTTGCCGCTGTTACTCAGCGTTTTCCGACACGAACAGTGTCGATCTACAATCCCGCCTTCGGTGACTATCCCGCGCATATTCGCCTCAAAGGCGCTGGCGATATCGATGCTTTCTTCGGCGACGTTTACGCGTGGATCGATTGCAACGGAAATACTCTCGTCACCGACTTATCGCAGGCGGATATGGCGACCGTGGTGGCATTAGCGCAGTATTCGGTTCATTCTGGCCGTATCGCCGGTCCGATTGGCCGGCTGCTCGTGTTCCTGTCCGGCTTGGTGCTGTCCCTCTTGGCGCTTAGCGGGATCTACCTGTTCCTGAAACGCAGGCTACGCAAACAACCAAATGGGCAATCGAAGCGAGCCGGGTTGGAAAGCGGATCGTGAACAGAGCTGCGGAAGAAGGCCCGCGCTGGTCATCGCAGGCCATGTTTCTGCTGGCTGCAATGGGCACCACCATCGGGCTGGGAAACATCTGGCGTTTTCCCTTCGTCGCGGGAGAAAGCGGAGGTGGCGCCTTTCTGTTGGTCTATCTCGCGGCTCTTGTTCTGATCTCGATCCCAGTCATGATTGCCGAGCTCCACCTAGGGCATGCGGGCAGGCGTGATCCTGTCCATGCCATTGCTGCTGTCGCGACCAACGCCGGACGTTCACCGCGATGGGGCTGGATTGGCCATCTCATGGCTGCGATGGGGCTCTTATATCTGTTCTATTACCCGCTGATAGGAAGCTGGGCGCTGCACTATGTGCAGCTCGCTCTTGACGGCACTCTCGAGGCTGCTTCGGCCGAGGACTTGCCGGGCTTGTATGACGATCTACAGTCGGACAAGCCACGCATGGTGCT
Coding sequences within it:
- a CDS encoding acyl-CoA thioesterase, which produces MAAIDTFRGAAHPWLCDVMGHLNTRNYVAMFDDASMHLIAALGYDFAEARAGKFGWADVHVEIDLLAEVGKGELIKISSCIPQLGNSSLTSRHEMTDLSGERVFARYTVKTVFFDLQARKSHSIPDTYRAAAAEIAHDDLQ
- a CDS encoding PepSY-associated TM helix domain-containing protein, which encodes MTTSTSSRRQFWLSVHGWLGVFAALFLLLVALTGSALVFIEEMVEVQVGEAAQASAHGEWQPPDVMIDRASTYAGAAFQPMQVYYPNTLLKISSAFVYGQGGRFAEGPEDEVLIFMDAVNGRPLAGWRLEELWADIILHLHFQLLAGDAGGVFIAFCGIALFVSVFTGIYLWWPRRRVLKKLAIPKLRGKLRKVLFDLHGFAGIYFAVLIAILAFSGTQLSQPSWLNAVLPADYEAIPPTAQQDFETCDSGQPSPDQLAAVTQRFPTRTVSIYNPAFGDYPAHIRLKGAGDIDAFFGDVYAWIDCNGNTLVTDLSQADMATVVALAQYSVHSGRIAGPIGRLLVFLSGLVLSLLALSGIYLFLKRRLRKQPNGQSKRAGLESGS